A genomic segment from Gemmatimonadota bacterium encodes:
- a CDS encoding DUF2283 domain-containing protein — protein MKVNYDSEVDVLRIIFMDTPIEESDEEKPGLILDYDKDGNIVGLEVLDASLRVKNPKAVEYAVD, from the coding sequence ATGAAAGTGAACTACGATTCTGAAGTCGACGTGTTGCGTATCATTTTTATGGATACGCCGATTGAGGAAAGTGATGAAGAAAAACCGGGTCTAATCCTGGATTATGATAAGGATGGAAATATCGTTGGGCTCGAAGTTTTGGATGCTTCTTTGCGCGTGAAGAATCCCAAAGCCGTTGAATATGCTGTTGATTGA
- a CDS encoding DUF4258 domain-containing protein produces the protein MMFNISAQARREMLRRGIPEAWVRDIMENPGQIVPVRGEKKAYQSLRDLKGKKYLVRVIVADDKDPCVVVTVYLTSKIAKYWRPT, from the coding sequence ATGATGTTCAATATCTCAGCACAGGCGCGACGTGAAATGTTGCGAAGAGGGATTCCAGAAGCCTGGGTTCGTGATATTATGGAAAACCCGGGGCAAATTGTCCCTGTTCGAGGAGAAAAGAAAGCATATCAATCCTTAAGAGATCTGAAAGGTAAGAAATATCTGGTGCGTGTCATTGTTGCTGATGATAAAGATCCATGTGTTGTCGTTACGGTTTATCTCACGAGCAAAATTGCGAAATACTGGAGGCCAACATGA